The Geoalkalibacter subterraneus genome contains the following window.
ACCTATTCGGTGAATGCAACGGTATCGGCTTTCGAGCTGGATTTCTGGGGGGCGGTGCGCAACCTGTCCACCGCCGCCCGTGCCGAATATTTCGCCCGCATCGAAGCGCAACGGGCATTCCGCCTGTCGCTGATCCGCGATGTGGCATCCACGTACCTGGGCCTGCGGGAGGCAGTGGAACGCATTGCGCTGGCTGAGGCGACGGTGAGCAGCCGGCGTGACGAGCTGCGGATCGCCAAGGTACGTCTCGATGCGGGGATCACCTCGGCACTGGATTTCAACCAGGCTGAAGCCCTTTTGACGCAGGCCGAAACCCAGTTGGCGGCCATCATGCTGACCCGTGCGGAGAGTCAGAATCTGCTCGCGGTGCTGACCGGCGGCGTGGTTGCCGAGTCCCTGCCGGAGCCCATGTCGCTGGCCGAGCAGTCCAGCCCGCCTGCCCTGGAGGCCGGGCTGTCGTCCAGTCTGCTGGTCAACCGCCCGGATATTCTCGCCGCGGAGCAGCGCCTGATTGCCGCCAGGGCCAATGTCGGTGTGGCGCGGGCGGCGTTCTTTCCGCAGGTCACGCTGACTGGCAGCTTTGGTTACGCCTCCAGCGAATTCAGCAACCTGATCGGCAGCAGTAACGAAACCTGGAGCATCGGCCCCAGCATTACCCTGCCGATATTCGACTTTGGCCGTAACCGCGGCAACCTGACCGTGGCCGAGGCGCGGGACAATATCGCCATCGCCGAATACGAGCGCACCATTCAGACGGCCTTCAATGAAGTGGCCGATGCACTCGCCGGGCGGCGCTACCTGGCCGAGCAGGTGGACGCCCGGCGGCGCAATACCGAGACCTTGCAGCGCGTGGTCAATCTGGCGCGCAAGCGCTACCAGGAAGGCGTTGTGAATTACATCGAGGTGCTGGATGCCGAACGTAGTCTGTTCGAGGCCGAACAGGCGTTCATCCAGACCCGGCGCGCGGAGGCGCAGAATCTGGTGAATCTGTATGTAGCCCTCGGTGGCGGGACGCTCGGGGAGTGATCTGCAGCGGGAATCCGGCGCTCTGGCTTGGCTTGCACATCCGCTTTATCGGCATATGGAACACAGGACGTTGAGGGCGGTAATCGCACCCCAAGCCCAGCGCACTATCAGTGTTGATGTTCTCCGTGGCCGTGATTATCGCTGCCCATGAACCTGAACGGAGCGCGTGATTCCAGTCTGAGAAGAACCCCCAGGCGACTTGGTGCTTGGGATCATTAACACCGTTAAACCGGGTCGGACCTACGCAACAACGCGTTGTTGCGCCATTTTCGTGCAAAAAAAGCCGCTTCAGGAGCCTTAGATGCCGCTTTTTGAGGGTAAAATGCCCCATCTAAGCTCGTTTTCACGCAAAATGCACTCCCGGCCAGTATTTCGCACTTCCCGGTATCGGCCCTTGATCCCCAGGCCGTCTTTTATCTCCTCAACAAACTCCGCACTGCCCACCGCCAAACCTTCGGTCCAGCAATTGTCACGGGTCAGCATCTTCTGTTCGATCGCTACCTTGATCCAGTTCTGCCGCGCAAGCCGAAGATCTTCCAGCGTTGACAGCTCAAGCAGCGCAGCCAAGGTGCGATGGTCCACCAGCTGGTACCGCTGCCGGCCGTTTATTATTTCAGCATAACTGCTCTCGGGCCAGGCGGCGGGATCTTTTACGATGCCTGCGCGGACCATGTTCAGGTCGATGTAAGTCAGGCAACGGGCAAAGTGATGATCGGTGGAAACCGCAGTGGCATGATAGCGGTCCTCCCAAAAGGCACCCTTGCGGGACTTTCTCTGATTGAATTCCTGGGCAACCCGCCCGGCAACCAGCTGCATGCTTTGGGCAATTTCTCCTCGCCCGTCATCCTGAACCAGTAAATGAACATGATTGGAAGTGACCACATAGTTGAGAATGCAGAGCCCATAGCGTTTTTTAGCCTCAAAAAGCCATCTGACCCAGTTCCTGCGATCTCGAGCAAATTTGAGCAGGAATTCTTTTTTGTGACAGCGATGCGTGATGTGCCAGACGTGCCCTGGCAAAAAGTAGCGACAAGCGCGCGGCATTTTCCCCCTCCACTTAAACACTTCATTTTATAGGCAAAATGGGCCGTTTAAGACCCTGGACAGGGCATCAATCCTTATTGGTTAGCGCTACTCATTCTGCGGCCAGTTTGTAACTATCATAGGTATGGGGCGCTTCCCCTCAAGAACCTCAATAAGACCCGCCCGCAGCGTATTTTGTTGTTCTTCGGTTTTCCCGTGTGCGCGCGGCGAATAGGAGGAGTTCTTAATATGAGTCTTGTCAAAATCATAGTCGAGCACCCTCGCCATCTTGTGCAATAGCTCTACTAGGAGATCAACGCGCCTTACGCTCCACTGATCGGGAGGGATATTCAGATTGCCAAGAAGATCGAGGTACTCTTTCCAAGCTTCTATCACCTCTTTTTCTTTCTTGTGCTTCTTATCGAATTCGAGATCGATCCGATTCAGTGCTTCGACGTGCGTCCATGAAACGTTATAGGCTCTGGTAGCCATAAGCGTCTTGAAGATATCCAGCTTACGCGCCCGGACTTCTTTTTGGTCGTCGAGATAGCGAGTAACGCGAACGGCAACGATTGGACCAAGAAAGACAGCGGTTATCATGAGCCAGTCGGCAATTGTCATTGTTTGTTCTTCCGTCATTTGGCGCTAACGCCGAAGCTCACTGGTGGCTATGGAGCGCAGCGGAATAGCCATCCAGTGAAGCGCTTTGTTCGGCATCAATTTCGGTGAATCCAATAGTATGGCTCCCGGTGAAGGTGCATTACCGCAAGGATTATCAGCTCATCGTTTGCTTCGTCGTTATGATACACGACGCCGTACGGAAAACGACGAACGAGGCAGCGGCGAACACCTTCTTCAACAAGGGGCCACATCCCCGGATGCGCTATCGCTCGCTCTACGGCAGCATATACCTCGACGGCAAATTGATGCCCGAGTGTCTTTTCTCGCTCCTCATAGTAATCAATGGCGAGTTGGAACTCCTTTTGGGCCTCTGGATGAAAGGAGTACTTCATCATGAAAAACGTTTCCAGACCTCACTAAAAACATCTTCTCCTGGTATCGGCTTCACGGCGCCAGATTTAATCTCGCCAAGTCTCCGCTTGGCCACTTCAGCCCACTTCTTATCGACTTCTGACTCAGGAGGGTTCAAACTCTTAAGAACGGTGTCAGCTACCCGCGCCCGCTCCTCCACGGGGAGAGACTCAATTTCTCGCAACAAATCTTCTGTTTTCATGTGTGCATCTCCACAAAGGATGAATTCGTGTATTCTCTCAGTTTACTACCCCCCCGTGTCAGGATAGATGTCGCCTCTCGCCGAGAGAATTTGTGTTAGGCTCGGGGGCAAAGGAGAGCGACAGACGTTATGAGTGCCAAGTATTCGAAAGAGTTCAAAGAAAGCATTATCGCCAGGATGTTGCCGCCGGAGAACGTCAGTGTGCCCGACCTGGTCCGGGAGACGGGGATTCCCAAGGACACCCTTTATACCTGGCGGAGCCAGTATCGTAACAAACA
Protein-coding sequences here:
- a CDS encoding addiction module protein yields the protein MKTEDLLREIESLPVEERARVADTVLKSLNPPESEVDKKWAEVAKRRLGEIKSGAVKPIPGEDVFSEVWKRFS
- a CDS encoding efflux transporter outer membrane subunit — its product is MHKLTACLFALILTGCQLAPEYQRPESPVPASYPEGEALTDERHFVAAELPWQAFFADPRLRVLIRQALANNRDLQAAVHRIEEARGLYRVQRADRFPSLGIGADATRGRFNPGGAQAVPGSGGSVSDTYSVNATVSAFELDFWGAVRNLSTAARAEYFARIEAQRAFRLSLIRDVASTYLGLREAVERIALAEATVSSRRDELRIAKVRLDAGITSALDFNQAEALLTQAETQLAAIMLTRAESQNLLAVLTGGVVAESLPEPMSLAEQSSPPALEAGLSSSLLVNRPDILAAEQRLIAARANVGVARAAFFPQVTLTGSFGYASSEFSNLIGSSNETWSIGPSITLPIFDFGRNRGNLTVAEARDNIAIAEYERTIQTAFNEVADALAGRRYLAEQVDARRRNTETLQRVVNLARKRYQEGVVNYIEVLDAERSLFEAEQAFIQTRRAEAQNLVNLYVALGGGTLGE
- a CDS encoding DUF6680 family protein — protein: MTEEQTMTIADWLMITAVFLGPIVAVRVTRYLDDQKEVRARKLDIFKTLMATRAYNVSWTHVEALNRIDLEFDKKHKKEKEVIEAWKEYLDLLGNLNIPPDQWSVRRVDLLVELLHKMARVLDYDFDKTHIKNSSYSPRAHGKTEEQQNTLRAGLIEVLEGKRPIPMIVTNWPQNE
- a CDS encoding transposase yields the protein MPRACRYFLPGHVWHITHRCHKKEFLLKFARDRRNWVRWLFEAKKRYGLCILNYVVTSNHVHLLVQDDGRGEIAQSMQLVAGRVAQEFNQRKSRKGAFWEDRYHATAVSTDHHFARCLTYIDLNMVRAGIVKDPAAWPESSYAEIINGRQRYQLVDHRTLAALLELSTLEDLRLARQNWIKVAIEQKMLTRDNCWTEGLAVGSAEFVEEIKDGLGIKGRYREVRNTGRECILRENELRWGILPSKSGI
- a CDS encoding type II toxin-antitoxin system RelE/ParE family toxin, translating into MKYSFHPEAQKEFQLAIDYYEEREKTLGHQFAVEVYAAVERAIAHPGMWPLVEEGVRRCLVRRFPYGVVYHNDEANDELIILAVMHLHREPYYWIHRN